In Pseudomonas deceptionensis, a single window of DNA contains:
- a CDS encoding DUF1656 domain-containing protein, which translates to MPREIAFHGVYMPTMTLMFFIAAGLAWGFDRLFSGYDLYRFFWHPALLRLSLFACLFGAMALTVYR; encoded by the coding sequence ATGCCACGTGAAATCGCCTTCCACGGCGTCTACATGCCCACCATGACCCTGATGTTTTTTATCGCGGCGGGGTTGGCATGGGGCTTTGACCGACTGTTTTCCGGTTACGACCTGTACCGCTTCTTCTGGCATCCGGCGCTGCTGCGCCTGAGCCTGTTTGCCTGTCTTTTTGGCGCCATGGCGCTCACTGTTTACCGTTGA
- a CDS encoding efflux RND transporter periplasmic adaptor subunit, whose translation MKKFFSLLATLLVLALAIWIGRTLWEHYMNTPWTRDGRVRADIINVAADVNGYVTGVPVKDNQLVKKGDVLLEIDPEHYEIVVKQAQSLVASRKATWEMRKVNAHRRADMDSLVISRENRDDASNIADSALADYQHALAQLDAAQLNLKRTKVLATVDGYVTNLNVHRGDYARVGDPKMAVIDKDSFWVYGFFEETKLPHIRVGDKADLQMMSGEVLKGHVESISRGIYDRDNPESRELVADVNPTFNWVRLAQRVPVRIHIDEIPDGFLLAAGTTCTVIVAQEKAE comes from the coding sequence ATGAAAAAGTTTTTCAGCCTGCTCGCCACCTTGCTGGTTCTGGCCCTTGCGATATGGATCGGCCGCACCCTGTGGGAGCATTACATGAACACCCCGTGGACCCGTGATGGACGGGTGCGGGCCGATATCATCAACGTCGCGGCCGACGTTAACGGCTATGTGACAGGCGTGCCGGTCAAAGACAACCAGTTGGTGAAAAAGGGCGACGTGCTGCTGGAAATCGACCCTGAACATTACGAAATCGTGGTCAAACAAGCGCAATCGCTGGTGGCGTCCCGCAAGGCCACCTGGGAGATGCGCAAGGTCAACGCCCATCGCCGCGCGGACATGGACAGCCTGGTGATCTCCCGCGAAAACCGTGACGACGCCAGCAACATCGCCGACTCGGCCCTGGCTGATTACCAGCACGCGCTGGCCCAGCTGGACGCGGCGCAGCTCAACCTCAAACGCACCAAAGTGTTGGCCACGGTCGATGGCTACGTGACTAACCTCAACGTGCATCGCGGTGACTATGCGCGGGTGGGCGATCCGAAAATGGCCGTGATCGACAAGGATTCGTTCTGGGTTTATGGCTTCTTCGAAGAAACCAAACTGCCGCACATCCGTGTGGGCGACAAAGCAGACCTGCAGATGATGAGCGGCGAAGTGCTGAAGGGGCATGTAGAAAGCATCTCGCGCGGTATCTACGACCGCGACAACCCTGAGAGCCGTGAGCTGGTGGCGGATGTAAACCCGACGTTCAACTGGGTACGGCTGGCGCAACGGGTGCCGGTGCGCATCCACATCGATGAAATCCCCGATGGTTTCCTGCTGGCGGCGGGCACTACCTGCACGGTGATCGTGGCGCAGGAAAAAGCAGAGTAA